From the Arthrobacter sp. PM3 genome, one window contains:
- a CDS encoding universal stress protein, translating into MTNADPYVIVIGFDGSKQSRSALEWAIEESRYRDAELRVVTVWNKAPMSWYPALLETAAGEIVAEDSPEQQAKAISADAAQAATGVNVVTQTVHNDSAASAILEAARGADLVVVGSRGHGGFAGLHIGSVSSQVAGHAPCPVLVVRPKTAAATH; encoded by the coding sequence ATGACAAACGCGGATCCCTACGTGATCGTGATCGGGTTTGACGGCTCGAAGCAGTCGCGCAGCGCCCTGGAGTGGGCTATTGAAGAGTCCCGGTACCGTGACGCGGAACTGCGCGTCGTGACGGTCTGGAACAAAGCGCCGATGTCCTGGTATCCAGCGCTGCTGGAAACGGCGGCAGGCGAAATCGTGGCGGAGGACTCTCCGGAGCAACAGGCCAAGGCGATCAGCGCGGACGCGGCGCAGGCCGCAACGGGTGTAAACGTGGTGACGCAGACGGTCCATAACGACTCGGCGGCGTCGGCCATCCTCGAAGCGGCGCGGGGCGCCGACCTGGTGGTGGTCGGGTCCCGTGGCCACGGCGGTTTCGCGGGCCTGCACATCGGCTCGGTCTCCTCCCAGGTGGCAGGGCACGCGCCATGCCCTGTCCTGGTGGTCCGGCCGAAAACCGCGGCGGCGACCCACTGA
- a CDS encoding DUF2235 domain-containing protein produces MSRNLVVCLDGTGAQLRAKGNTNVLLLYKLLDHSDPARQVAYYDPGVGTFASAGAWSPLARSVSRLGGLAFGSGLRQNLGEAYTWLMRNWVPGDQVFIFGFSRGAYTARALVGILRTIGVMRPGSENLVPYVIATYARRGGEAKIDWDEVHLTSDVFAQHVDGRSTVPVKYLGLWDTVKAAGFLRWEIRWPFTSELPNALRIRHAVSIHEERAPFKESLVDPRTDGTLEEVWFAGVHSDVGGTFTDKPTAGPGARPGTKAPDPRLSTIALKWIIEGGIAEGLLVRSRAVGAACAVTQADATSTLHRRGRAWVLLGTRRRKIPAGASVHSSVQARALADPGFEAPPDVTWVDPDWTGEPRVRSSAGADQ; encoded by the coding sequence ATGTCCCGGAATCTGGTGGTCTGTCTGGATGGGACGGGTGCGCAACTGCGCGCCAAAGGCAACACCAACGTCCTGCTGCTCTACAAGCTCCTCGACCACTCCGATCCCGCCCGACAGGTCGCCTACTACGACCCCGGCGTCGGCACCTTCGCCTCGGCCGGCGCGTGGAGCCCGCTCGCCAGATCCGTCTCCCGCCTGGGCGGCCTCGCCTTCGGATCCGGGCTGCGACAGAACCTGGGGGAGGCCTACACGTGGCTGATGCGCAACTGGGTCCCCGGCGACCAGGTGTTTATCTTCGGGTTCAGCCGCGGCGCCTACACGGCGCGCGCCCTCGTGGGGATCCTCCGCACCATCGGTGTGATGCGCCCGGGGTCGGAGAACCTCGTTCCGTACGTGATCGCCACCTACGCCCGGCGCGGCGGTGAGGCAAAGATCGATTGGGACGAAGTCCACCTCACCTCGGACGTCTTCGCCCAGCACGTTGACGGCAGGTCCACGGTGCCGGTGAAATACCTGGGGCTCTGGGACACCGTCAAGGCTGCCGGGTTCCTGCGGTGGGAAATCCGCTGGCCCTTCACCAGCGAACTGCCGAACGCCCTGCGCATCCGGCACGCCGTGTCTATCCATGAGGAGCGTGCCCCGTTCAAGGAGTCGCTGGTCGATCCCCGCACGGACGGAACCCTCGAGGAAGTCTGGTTCGCCGGTGTCCACAGCGATGTCGGAGGGACCTTCACCGACAAGCCGACCGCCGGCCCGGGCGCCCGCCCCGGGACGAAGGCGCCTGACCCCCGGCTGTCCACCATCGCACTGAAGTGGATCATCGAGGGCGGCATCGCAGAGGGACTGCTGGTCCGCTCCCGTGCCGTCGGTGCGGCCTGCGCCGTCACTCAGGCCGACGCGACATCCACGCTGCACCGCCGCGGCCGGGCCTGGGTGCTCCTTGGCACGCGCCGCAGGAAAATCCCCGCCGGCGCCTCCGTCCACTCCAGCGTGCAGGCCCGCGCCCTGGCCGATCCGGGGTTTGAGGCGCCGCCGGACGTCACATGGGTCGACCCCGACTGGACGGGGGAGCCTCGGGTGCGTTCCTCGGCCGGGGCCGACCAGTGA
- a CDS encoding IclR family transcriptional regulator → MTAPEDTLSGPETPAAARGKRPKQGEPVIDRALSLLAVFTDRRRALTLSEMARYAGMPAPTALRLIARLVAWGALERLDDGRYVVGVRLWEIASLCPRGHGIRDIALPYLEDLFEVTRHHVLLAVRDKEEAVLIERLSSKQATEVAYRVGGRLPLRSTAVGLVLLAGAGAAFQEKILKEPAEAEPGVAAMPEGQLRRTLSDVHRTGVAMIRRSAPSLTVSVAAPVFDAQGTVAAALSIVVPDGTTPPNVLAPAVMATARAVSRNLGFRTAPADDIRTLAED, encoded by the coding sequence ATGACGGCACCCGAGGACACGCTTTCCGGTCCCGAAACACCAGCCGCCGCGCGCGGCAAGCGCCCCAAACAGGGCGAGCCGGTGATCGACCGGGCCCTGAGCCTGCTCGCCGTCTTCACGGACCGCCGCCGGGCCTTGACGCTGTCCGAAATGGCCCGTTACGCCGGCATGCCGGCCCCGACGGCGCTGCGGCTCATCGCCCGGCTGGTTGCCTGGGGCGCCCTGGAGCGGCTCGATGACGGCCGGTACGTCGTGGGCGTGCGGCTGTGGGAGATCGCGTCCCTCTGCCCGCGGGGACACGGCATCCGCGACATCGCCCTGCCCTACCTGGAGGACCTGTTCGAGGTCACCCGGCATCACGTCCTGCTGGCGGTGCGGGACAAGGAAGAGGCGGTCCTGATCGAGCGGCTGTCGTCCAAGCAGGCCACGGAGGTGGCCTACCGGGTGGGCGGGCGGCTCCCGTTGCGGTCCACCGCCGTCGGCCTGGTGCTGCTGGCCGGTGCCGGCGCCGCGTTCCAGGAGAAGATACTGAAGGAACCGGCGGAAGCCGAGCCCGGTGTGGCGGCCATGCCCGAAGGCCAGTTGCGGCGCACCCTCTCCGACGTCCACCGGACCGGTGTCGCCATGATCCGCCGCTCCGCGCCCTCGCTGACGGTTTCGGTCGCCGCCCCGGTTTTTGATGCCCAGGGCACTGTGGCGGCCGCGTTGTCGATCGTGGTGCCGGACGGGACCACCCCGCCCAATGTCCTGGCCCCTGCCGTGATGGCCACGGCCAGGGCCGTGTCCCGGAACCTGGGCTTCCGGACAGCCCCGGCCGATGACATCCGTACCCTGGCGGAGGACTGA
- a CDS encoding ABC transporter substrate-binding protein, with product MKVLNPTARRSAAVLAGVLLLSSVTACGGSGQAASAADKSTLTIGVESDSASFGFDPLRVSDAQRQFFEGLYENLMTLRPDGSVGPGLATGFSYNADNTVLTLTLKQGVTFTDGSTLDAALVKANLDRRTDPALSAYSAIAKGGAQEVTSVDVVSPTQVSLTFATAQPGFEKNLASTLGMIVGKAGAADTASLAATPDGSGPYTLDTGSTVKGNKYVLQKNDKSTDAAKYPYSKIVFSVIQDPQARANALVSGQVDVAQLTSPTVDFAKSKGAGVSQIGGTIQTMISFDKTGKTAPAFASEKVRQAIQYAINRQALVDALHKGDIPAWNALPKDSAGFTQELNTRFAYDPAKAKSLLAEAGYANGFEFTIVASATTQTDLQAVQKDLAAVGITMKVKMATSTDEAFAAVATTPLGYAPLGWDNPVGLMYGAILNGFTNVQKATDDQLSAATGEVAAAKDDAARKAALTKLNTRLVESGWMIPLFESLTSQGYNTKKVKPVEFAGSNVYPLLSSYAPAN from the coding sequence ATGAAAGTTCTGAACCCCACTGCCCGACGGAGCGCGGCCGTTTTGGCCGGTGTCCTGCTGCTTAGCTCCGTGACTGCCTGCGGCGGTTCCGGCCAGGCGGCCTCCGCCGCGGACAAGAGCACCCTCACCATCGGCGTCGAGAGTGACAGCGCGTCCTTTGGTTTCGACCCCTTGCGGGTCTCGGACGCTCAGCGGCAGTTCTTCGAGGGCCTCTACGAGAACCTTATGACCCTCCGGCCGGATGGTTCGGTGGGGCCGGGCCTGGCCACCGGGTTCAGCTACAACGCCGACAACACCGTCCTGACGCTGACACTCAAGCAAGGCGTCACCTTCACGGACGGCTCCACCCTGGACGCGGCACTCGTCAAGGCCAACCTGGACCGCCGCACCGATCCTGCCCTCTCGGCCTACTCGGCGATCGCCAAGGGCGGCGCCCAGGAAGTGACGTCCGTGGACGTGGTCAGCCCCACCCAGGTGTCCCTGACCTTCGCCACGGCGCAGCCCGGCTTCGAGAAAAACCTGGCCTCCACACTGGGCATGATCGTCGGTAAGGCCGGCGCAGCCGACACGGCGAGCCTCGCCGCCACGCCGGACGGGTCCGGTCCGTACACCCTGGACACGGGGAGCACCGTGAAGGGCAACAAGTACGTCCTGCAAAAGAATGACAAGAGCACGGACGCCGCGAAGTACCCGTACAGCAAGATCGTCTTCAGCGTCATCCAGGACCCGCAGGCCCGCGCCAACGCCCTCGTCTCCGGCCAGGTGGACGTCGCCCAGCTGACGTCACCGACCGTTGACTTCGCCAAATCCAAGGGCGCGGGCGTCTCCCAGATCGGCGGCACCATCCAGACCATGATCTCCTTCGACAAGACCGGCAAGACCGCGCCCGCGTTCGCCAGCGAAAAAGTCCGCCAGGCCATCCAGTACGCCATCAACCGCCAGGCCCTGGTCGACGCCCTGCACAAGGGCGACATCCCGGCCTGGAACGCTCTTCCCAAGGATTCGGCCGGCTTCACCCAAGAACTGAACACCAGGTTCGCCTACGATCCCGCCAAGGCCAAGAGCCTGCTGGCCGAGGCGGGCTACGCTAACGGCTTCGAATTCACCATCGTCGCGAGCGCCACCACGCAGACCGACCTCCAGGCCGTCCAGAAGGATCTCGCCGCCGTCGGCATCACCATGAAGGTCAAGATGGCCACCTCCACCGACGAGGCGTTCGCCGCCGTCGCCACCACCCCGCTGGGCTACGCGCCGCTGGGCTGGGACAACCCGGTGGGACTGATGTACGGTGCCATCCTCAATGGCTTCACCAACGTCCAAAAGGCCACGGACGACCAGCTCAGTGCCGCCACCGGCGAGGTCGCCGCCGCCAAGGACGATGCCGCCCGGAAAGCCGCGCTCACCAAGCTCAACACCCGGCTCGTCGAATCCGGCTGGATGATCCCGCTCTTCGAATCCCTCACCAGCCAGGGCTACAACACCAAGAAGGTCAAGCCGGTGGAGTTCGCCGGCAGCAACGTGTACCCGCTGCTCTCGTCCTACGCCCCGGCCAACTGA
- a CDS encoding ABC transporter permease: protein MEVIMAIYVAKRLLMALATVLLVALLAFLLVHAMPGSPGAVSLGAGATQQAIDEVNGRLGWSDPLPVQFFRWLGSAAQGDFGVSLIDGRSVSADLANRLPVTAALAAGATLLSAVLGIGLGVTAAVRGGLVDRAVGALCGLAVALPAFWIGIIFVYLFAVQSSVFPATGYVPFEVSPRDWALSLALPVITLAVGGAAFIARQTRASMLEALQQEHIRTLRATATPTWKILYVHALRYASLPIVAGIALQFIGLFGGSVIAEQLFAMPGLGQAVQSSVSTHDAPSVQGVVVVATVVVVAVNLVLELATKFLDPKLRAS from the coding sequence ATGGAGGTCATCATGGCGATTTACGTCGCAAAGCGCCTGCTGATGGCGCTGGCCACCGTGCTGCTGGTTGCGCTCCTGGCGTTCCTGTTGGTGCACGCCATGCCCGGCAGCCCGGGAGCCGTGTCCCTCGGCGCCGGCGCCACCCAGCAAGCCATTGACGAGGTCAACGGCCGGCTCGGCTGGTCCGATCCGCTTCCCGTCCAGTTCTTCCGCTGGCTCGGCAGCGCGGCGCAGGGAGACTTCGGGGTGTCGCTGATCGACGGCCGGTCCGTCAGCGCCGACCTCGCCAACAGGCTGCCCGTGACGGCGGCCCTGGCAGCCGGGGCCACGCTCCTGAGCGCCGTCCTCGGCATCGGTCTTGGCGTGACGGCGGCCGTGCGCGGCGGGCTGGTCGACCGGGCCGTTGGTGCCCTGTGCGGCCTCGCCGTGGCGCTGCCCGCCTTCTGGATCGGCATCATCTTCGTGTACCTCTTCGCCGTCCAGTCCTCGGTGTTTCCGGCCACCGGCTACGTCCCCTTCGAGGTCTCGCCCCGGGACTGGGCCCTGTCCCTGGCCCTGCCGGTGATTACCCTGGCCGTGGGCGGGGCGGCTTTCATCGCACGCCAGACCCGCGCGTCCATGCTCGAGGCGCTGCAGCAGGAACACATCCGGACCCTGCGGGCAACGGCCACCCCGACATGGAAGATCCTGTACGTGCACGCCCTGCGCTACGCCAGCCTGCCGATCGTGGCCGGCATTGCCCTGCAGTTCATCGGACTGTTCGGCGGCTCCGTGATCGCGGAGCAGTTGTTCGCCATGCCGGGCCTCGGCCAGGCAGTCCAGAGCTCCGTCAGCACCCACGATGCCCCGTCCGTGCAGGGCGTGGTGGTGGTCGCCACCGTGGTGGTGGTGGCCGTGAACCTGGTGCTGGAGCTCGCCACCAAATTTCTCGACCCGAAGTTGCGTGCCTCATGA
- a CDS encoding dipeptide/oligopeptide/nickel ABC transporter permease/ATP-binding protein, whose translation MIPPAAPASTAPPTIPAAAEGPGEGPGADAGTAAGPGPGRSGRGPKTRSARFSARRLAGSPGALAGVLWLAALVAASLTARWWLPYKTEDQDFTAILSGPTAAHWLGTDELGRDLLSRIFAAAAGTLGTSLITVMVGVGLGTALALLAAAGPRTEGPISRVTEIMMSLPGTVIILAVIGAVGTNIPVIMAILGVLISAGIYRVMLGQAASLQSQLYVDAAKVDGVGPLAISLRHVLPGLATTIVVQSALIFAVGMLIQAGLAFIGFGPPIPEPSWGGMIQSASQHIYDAPWLMVPTGAVLALTVLAANAIGNALGTSPNAAASHLPPAAERRRRAARSASSSTVPAAAAEAPATPGHLSVRGLSVGVDGGTPLVTDVSFDVAQGTVLGLVGESGCGKTMTALSLPGLLPSGVSVTGGRILWDGRDLAGAAENAMAGIRGRDIALISQEPMRALDPMFTIGYQLISTVRRLRNTGKAEARSEALSLLEKVGIVDATRILATYPHQISGGMAQRVAIALALAGRPRLLVADEPTTALDVTVQAEILSLLRALVRDTGMSVVMVTHDLGVVADICDSVAVMYAGQVVESGRTASILDNPRHPYTLALLAADPHAATAGGMPGRLATISGQVPQPKDWPGGCRFAARCQFAGSACVEPVPLVPSGSENGEVRCVKADELAVEGLAWVATDVPAHQASGPREVARTAEKDTPCATDKTIERDRA comes from the coding sequence ATGATCCCTCCCGCCGCCCCCGCCTCAACGGCGCCCCCCACGATCCCTGCCGCCGCGGAGGGCCCCGGCGAGGGCCCCGGCGCGGATGCCGGCACCGCCGCCGGCCCCGGCCCGGGCCGCTCCGGGCGCGGTCCCAAGACCCGTTCCGCCCGGTTCTCCGCCCGCCGCCTGGCCGGCTCGCCCGGCGCCCTGGCCGGCGTGCTCTGGCTGGCGGCCCTGGTGGCTGCCTCGCTCACCGCCCGCTGGTGGCTGCCCTACAAGACCGAAGACCAGGATTTCACCGCCATCCTGTCCGGGCCCACGGCCGCCCACTGGCTTGGTACCGACGAACTCGGGCGGGACCTGCTCAGCCGCATCTTCGCCGCGGCCGCCGGCACCTTGGGGACATCGCTCATCACGGTGATGGTCGGCGTCGGGCTCGGCACCGCCCTGGCTCTGCTGGCTGCCGCCGGACCACGGACCGAAGGGCCGATCAGCCGCGTCACAGAGATCATGATGTCCCTGCCCGGCACCGTCATCATCCTGGCCGTCATCGGCGCCGTCGGAACCAACATTCCCGTCATCATGGCAATCCTGGGCGTGCTGATCTCTGCCGGCATCTACCGCGTGATGCTGGGCCAGGCGGCGTCGCTGCAGTCGCAGCTCTACGTCGACGCCGCCAAGGTGGACGGCGTGGGTCCCCTCGCCATCAGCCTTCGCCACGTCCTGCCCGGCCTGGCCACCACGATCGTGGTGCAGTCCGCCCTGATCTTCGCGGTGGGCATGCTGATCCAGGCCGGCCTGGCCTTCATCGGGTTCGGCCCACCCATCCCGGAACCCAGCTGGGGCGGCATGATCCAGAGCGCATCCCAGCACATCTACGACGCCCCGTGGCTCATGGTTCCCACCGGCGCGGTCCTGGCCCTGACGGTCCTGGCGGCCAACGCGATCGGCAATGCCCTGGGCACGTCGCCGAACGCGGCCGCCTCCCACCTTCCCCCGGCTGCCGAGCGCCGACGCCGCGCCGCGCGCTCCGCATCCTCATCCACCGTCCCGGCGGCGGCAGCGGAAGCCCCGGCCACTCCGGGCCACCTCAGCGTCCGCGGCCTGTCGGTGGGGGTCGACGGCGGCACTCCGCTGGTCACGGACGTTTCCTTCGACGTCGCGCAGGGCACCGTGCTCGGGCTCGTGGGCGAATCGGGCTGCGGCAAGACCATGACGGCACTGTCCCTGCCCGGTCTGCTGCCCTCCGGCGTCTCGGTCACGGGAGGCCGGATCCTGTGGGACGGCCGCGACCTCGCGGGTGCCGCCGAAAACGCCATGGCCGGCATCCGGGGCCGGGACATTGCGCTGATCTCCCAGGAACCCATGCGGGCCTTGGACCCGATGTTCACGATCGGCTACCAGCTCATCTCCACCGTGCGGCGCTTGCGGAACACCGGAAAAGCCGAAGCCCGGTCCGAGGCGCTGAGCCTGCTCGAGAAGGTGGGCATCGTGGACGCCACGCGCATCCTCGCCACCTACCCCCACCAGATATCCGGCGGCATGGCCCAGCGCGTGGCCATCGCCCTGGCGCTGGCCGGGCGTCCCAGGTTGCTCGTCGCGGACGAGCCCACCACGGCACTGGATGTGACAGTGCAGGCCGAAATCCTGTCGCTGCTGCGGGCCCTGGTCCGGGACACCGGCATGTCCGTGGTGATGGTGACCCACGACCTCGGCGTGGTGGCGGACATCTGTGACAGCGTCGCCGTCATGTATGCAGGACAGGTCGTGGAAAGCGGCCGGACCGCCAGCATCCTGGACAACCCGCGGCACCCCTATACCCTGGCGCTTCTGGCCGCTGACCCGCACGCCGCGACCGCCGGCGGCATGCCCGGCCGCCTGGCCACCATCAGCGGCCAGGTTCCCCAGCCCAAGGACTGGCCGGGCGGCTGCCGGTTCGCGGCACGCTGCCAGTTCGCCGGCTCCGCCTGCGTGGAACCGGTCCCGCTGGTGCCCTCCGGCTCTGAAAACGGCGAGGTGCGCTGCGTCAAAGCGGACGAACTGGCCGTCGAAGGCCTCGCCTGGGTGGCCACCGACGTGCCCGCGCACCAGGCATCCGGGCCGCGTGAGGTCGCCAGGACAGCTGAGAAGGACACGCCATGTGCGACGGACAAAACGATCGAGAGGGACAGGGCATGA
- a CDS encoding oligopeptide/dipeptide ABC transporter ATP-binding protein, giving the protein MSIDTSPGQDGTAQVPGRPLLEVADLVVRYGRGRKAAAAPPAVDGVSFGILPGETVGLVGESGSGKSTIGKAILGLEKCSAGSVRYNGTDITHAGAARRRELGGELRAVFQDPNSSLNPRQSIGASLAEPLRIRGVAAGDARRRAADMLARVGLPREAVDRHPAQFSGGQRQRIAVARALICEPKLVVCDEAVSALDLSTQAQVLNLLADLRDERGLSYLFIAHDISVVRFLAQRVVVLYRGQVMESGPAAAVTESPKHPFTQALVAASPVPRPAEQAARRHQREALGVRTAAAAAAAPAGCPFSNRCPLATDLCRTQRPALRTAGMSDVACHYA; this is encoded by the coding sequence ATGAGCATCGACACTTCGCCAGGGCAGGACGGAACGGCGCAGGTTCCCGGCCGGCCGCTTCTGGAAGTGGCGGACCTGGTGGTCCGGTACGGCAGGGGCCGGAAGGCCGCCGCGGCGCCGCCGGCCGTGGACGGTGTGAGCTTCGGCATCCTGCCCGGCGAAACCGTGGGCCTGGTGGGGGAGTCCGGCTCCGGCAAGTCGACCATCGGGAAGGCCATTCTTGGCCTGGAGAAGTGCAGCGCGGGTTCGGTCCGGTACAACGGAACCGACATCACCCACGCCGGCGCGGCCCGGCGCCGGGAACTGGGCGGGGAATTGCGCGCCGTGTTCCAGGATCCGAACTCGTCCCTGAACCCCCGGCAGAGCATCGGCGCGTCCCTGGCCGAACCGCTGCGGATCCGCGGCGTGGCCGCCGGGGACGCCCGGCGGCGTGCCGCGGACATGCTGGCAAGGGTGGGCCTGCCCCGCGAGGCCGTTGACCGCCATCCGGCCCAGTTTTCCGGCGGGCAGCGGCAACGGATCGCGGTTGCCCGGGCCCTGATCTGCGAACCGAAGCTCGTGGTCTGCGATGAAGCGGTCAGTGCACTGGACCTCTCCACCCAGGCCCAGGTGCTAAACCTTCTGGCCGACCTCCGCGACGAACGGGGGCTGAGCTACCTGTTCATCGCCCACGACATCTCCGTGGTCCGGTTCCTCGCCCAGCGGGTGGTGGTCCTGTACCGGGGACAGGTCATGGAATCCGGGCCTGCGGCGGCGGTCACGGAGTCGCCCAAACACCCGTTCACCCAGGCGCTCGTGGCGGCCTCGCCCGTGCCCCGCCCGGCCGAGCAGGCCGCACGCCGGCACCAACGCGAAGCACTGGGCGTCCGGACCGCGGCCGCCGCGGCCGCCGCCCCCGCTGGCTGCCCCTTCAGCAACAGGTGCCCCCTGGCCACGGACCTGTGCCGCACCCAACGCCCGGCGCTGCGGACGGCGGGCATGTCCGACGTCGCCTGCCATTACGCGTAA
- a CDS encoding alpha-L-rhamnosidase, with amino-acid sequence MNRPTRLKAEHLSEAFGITITRPRLSWTQPEGTLRQTAYRITASNGWDSGRVESAGHSLVPYGGPALDSRDRFDWKVRTWDLGPDGSERASAWSVPMPVELGLLHPADWTARWIGPRETALPAAGARPGHALSTTFDLAVLPHSARAYATAHGIYELFINGNRAGDQELTPGSTSYHTTLQVQAFDVGPLLRPGRNTVTAVLTDGWYRGTFGYTRDADRYGTATALLAQIELTTPEGRTVIGTDGTWLVTATEIASADLMAGQHVDFRSRRLPGSGDRERAVLRAGSFTTLTGPVAPPTRVVADITPVSVTRLATGHQVVDLGQNINGWVRLTRLGAPGRPVTLVYGEALDGRGDVTQENLRPHDFRNPGRFLSAGQVDSVVSSGAPGEVFEPRHTTHGFRYVSVRGLSEPLGTGDITGRMVQTDLERAGTFSCSDPRLNKLHEIVDWSFRGNACEVPTDCPQREKAGWTGDWQVFVPTAAYLYDVAGFTRKWLNDVRADQWDNGVIVNISPSPGPEATAADHMAFVNGSAGWGDAIVLVPWEIYRATGDTDILEQNWEAMNRWLGFIRSTATDGRHPARIAARPTPEPYEQYLWDTGFHWGEWLEPDGPEPDLFAARTADHGIVATAFYRHSTRIMAGIAAVLGRDTEARALDELSAKVRDAWEREYLTAAGQVSDASQANCVRALAFDLVPERHRPAVAAQLVSLIRGAGTHLGTGFLATGDLLPVLADNGHLDLAYELLMQDTEPSWLVMVDRGATTMWEAWDGIGRDGTVRQSLNHYSKGAVVSFLHRYTAGLRQAPGSAAYEEIIIEPRPGAGLTSASTSHRGPRGLIETGWRIDDGALSVHVLVPPGTTAEVRLPGRPAAVVGPGTHTFSVPYGPAVPASLSHLIRSAP; translated from the coding sequence ATGAACAGGCCCACGCGCCTGAAGGCCGAACACCTCAGCGAGGCCTTCGGCATCACCATCACCCGTCCGCGGCTCAGCTGGACCCAGCCGGAGGGCACTCTGCGGCAGACCGCGTACCGGATCACCGCCAGCAACGGCTGGGACAGCGGCCGGGTGGAGTCGGCTGGACACTCCCTGGTGCCCTACGGCGGCCCGGCGCTGGATTCACGGGACCGTTTCGACTGGAAAGTCCGCACCTGGGACTTGGGCCCGGACGGCAGCGAACGCGCCTCTGCCTGGTCCGTACCGATGCCGGTTGAACTCGGACTATTGCACCCCGCCGACTGGACCGCCCGGTGGATCGGCCCCCGGGAAACCGCCCTCCCCGCAGCCGGCGCCCGCCCCGGCCACGCCTTGAGCACCACGTTCGACCTCGCGGTGCTGCCGCACTCCGCAAGGGCGTACGCCACCGCCCACGGGATCTACGAACTCTTCATCAACGGGAACCGGGCCGGGGACCAGGAGCTCACGCCCGGCTCCACGAGCTACCACACCACCCTCCAGGTCCAGGCGTTCGACGTCGGGCCCCTGCTCCGCCCCGGCCGCAACACCGTCACCGCGGTGCTCACCGATGGCTGGTACCGCGGCACGTTCGGGTACACCCGCGACGCCGACAGGTACGGCACCGCGACGGCGCTGCTGGCGCAGATCGAGCTCACCACCCCGGAAGGACGGACGGTGATCGGAACCGACGGCACCTGGCTGGTGACCGCGACGGAGATCGCCAGCGCCGACCTCATGGCCGGCCAGCACGTCGACTTCCGCTCCCGCCGGCTCCCCGGCAGCGGGGACCGCGAGCGCGCAGTGCTCCGGGCCGGAAGCTTCACGACCCTGACGGGTCCGGTCGCGCCGCCCACCAGGGTTGTCGCGGACATCACGCCCGTGTCCGTCACGCGCCTGGCCACCGGGCACCAGGTGGTGGACCTGGGGCAGAACATCAATGGCTGGGTGCGCCTGACCCGGCTGGGCGCCCCGGGCCGGCCGGTGACCCTCGTCTACGGGGAGGCGCTGGACGGCCGGGGCGACGTGACGCAGGAGAACCTGCGGCCGCACGATTTCCGCAATCCGGGCCGGTTCCTGTCCGCCGGGCAGGTCGACTCGGTGGTGTCCTCCGGTGCGCCGGGGGAAGTTTTCGAGCCCCGCCACACGACGCACGGCTTCCGCTACGTTTCGGTCAGGGGCCTGTCAGAGCCCCTGGGAACGGGGGACATCACGGGCCGTATGGTCCAGACCGACCTCGAACGCGCCGGCACATTCAGCTGCAGCGACCCCCGGCTCAACAAACTCCACGAGATCGTCGACTGGAGTTTCCGCGGCAATGCCTGCGAGGTCCCCACGGACTGCCCGCAACGGGAAAAGGCCGGATGGACCGGCGACTGGCAGGTGTTCGTCCCCACCGCGGCCTACCTCTACGACGTTGCAGGATTCACCCGGAAATGGCTCAACGATGTCCGGGCGGACCAATGGGACAACGGCGTGATCGTCAACATTTCGCCGTCGCCGGGCCCTGAAGCCACCGCCGCCGACCACATGGCGTTTGTCAACGGCTCCGCCGGCTGGGGAGACGCGATCGTCCTGGTCCCGTGGGAAATCTATCGGGCCACGGGAGACACGGACATCCTGGAACAGAACTGGGAGGCCATGAACCGCTGGCTCGGGTTCATCCGCAGCACGGCCACTGACGGCCGGCACCCGGCCCGGATCGCCGCCCGCCCGACGCCGGAACCGTACGAACAGTATCTCTGGGACACCGGCTTCCACTGGGGTGAATGGCTGGAACCCGACGGGCCGGAACCAGACCTGTTCGCCGCCCGGACCGCGGACCACGGCATCGTGGCCACCGCCTTCTACCGCCACTCCACCCGCATCATGGCCGGAATCGCCGCCGTCCTGGGCCGCGACACCGAGGCCCGTGCCCTCGACGAACTCTCCGCCAAAGTCCGCGACGCCTGGGAACGGGAATACCTCACCGCCGCCGGGCAGGTCTCCGACGCCAGCCAGGCCAACTGCGTGCGGGCGCTCGCCTTCGACCTCGTCCCTGAGCGGCACCGGCCGGCGGTCGCCGCGCAACTGGTGTCCCTCATCCGCGGCGCCGGCACCCACCTGGGCACCGGCTTCCTCGCCACCGGAGACCTGCTGCCCGTCCTGGCCGACAACGGCCACCTCGACCTCGCCTATGAACTGCTCATGCAGGACACCGAACCGTCCTGGCTGGTGATGGTGGACCGCGGAGCCACCACCATGTGGGAAGCCTGGGACGGCATCGGCCGGGACGGAACCGTGCGGCAATCGCTGAACCACTACAGCAAAGGAGCCGTGGTGTCCTTCCTGCACCGCTACACCGCCGGACTCCGGCAGGCGCCGGGCAGTGCAGCATATGAGGAGATCATCATCGAACCGCGCCCGGGCGCCGGCCTCACCTCCGCCAGCACCTCGCACCGCGGCCCCCGGGGCCTGATCGAAACCGGCTGGCGGATCGACGACGGCGCGCTCAGCGTGCATGTTCTCGTGCCGCCGGGCACCACGGCGGAAGTCCGGCTTCCCGGCCGGCCGGCCGCCGTCGTCGGCCCCGGAACGCACACCTTCTCAGTTCCGTATGGCCCGGCTGTCCCGGCATCCCTGTCCCACCTCATCAGGAGCGCACCATGA